One window of Microcoleus vaginatus PCC 9802 genomic DNA carries:
- the sppA gene encoding signal peptide peptidase SppA has protein sequence MKDFLKYTCASLLGTFLGLLLLGSIGLGGLVVLIAMAASSSKDSGPQVKDKSVLVLDLSLNITDSKPSRSTGAAIEEVLSEDSGDTVTLRTVLDTIEYAKKDPKIVGLYLQGSSDASSSGFANLKEVRSALQRFRDAKKPIFAYQMDWNERDYYLGSVANTIAVNPYGALELNGFSSQAMFFTGALEKYGVGVQVTRVGKYKSAVEPFLLTKMSLENRQQTQKLLGDIWGEYLKTVAPSRKVTVPQLQALADKGGTLMADEALKSKLVDKVVYFDEISTELKKLTGTDDENKSFKQISLKNYARVAEDKNLTRGNKKNQIAILYAEGEIVDGEGGPTQVGGDRIAKEMRKIREDDDVKAVVLRVNSPGGSATAAEVIGREVMLTGKKKPVIVSMGNLAASGGYWISMGSSRIFAEPNTITGSIGVFGMLFNAEKLAANNGLTWDVVKTARFADTNTVSRPKNPQELANIQRIVDRIYDRFITKVATSRKLPKNKVQEIAQGRVWSGTAAKQLGLVDEIGGLEDAVREAAKQAKLGDDWKLEEYPKRRSLEERILERISGVHVLKPAAKLDPLTAEFKKMQDELAVIKSMNDPQGIYVRLPFNLRID, from the coding sequence ATGAAAGATTTCCTAAAATATACCTGTGCAAGTTTACTGGGAACCTTCCTAGGACTGCTGCTGCTGGGCAGCATCGGATTGGGAGGACTGGTAGTGCTAATTGCTATGGCGGCATCCTCGTCCAAAGATTCGGGCCCGCAAGTTAAAGATAAGTCGGTATTGGTATTAGACCTTTCTTTAAATATCACCGACAGCAAACCGAGCCGTAGCACTGGCGCGGCGATTGAAGAAGTGCTTTCGGAAGATTCCGGCGATACAGTGACGCTGCGGACTGTTTTAGACACGATCGAATATGCTAAAAAAGACCCGAAAATAGTTGGCCTTTATCTCCAAGGTAGCTCGGATGCGAGCAGCAGCGGGTTTGCCAATCTCAAAGAAGTTCGATCGGCCTTGCAGCGTTTCCGCGATGCCAAAAAACCCATTTTTGCTTACCAGATGGACTGGAATGAGCGAGATTATTACCTCGGTTCCGTTGCTAATACAATAGCAGTCAATCCTTACGGTGCTTTGGAACTCAACGGTTTTAGCAGTCAGGCAATGTTTTTCACCGGCGCTTTGGAGAAATACGGCGTGGGAGTGCAAGTGACTCGCGTCGGCAAATACAAGTCAGCCGTTGAGCCGTTTTTGCTCACAAAAATGAGCCTCGAAAATCGCCAGCAAACTCAAAAGTTGCTCGGAGATATATGGGGAGAATACTTGAAAACTGTCGCCCCGAGCCGTAAAGTGACCGTTCCGCAATTACAAGCGCTTGCAGATAAGGGCGGAACTTTGATGGCTGACGAAGCTCTAAAAAGCAAGTTAGTTGATAAAGTTGTATACTTTGACGAAATATCGACGGAACTTAAAAAACTCACAGGAACCGATGACGAAAACAAATCTTTCAAACAAATTAGTTTGAAAAATTACGCCAGAGTTGCTGAGGATAAAAACTTAACTCGCGGTAACAAGAAAAACCAAATTGCTATACTTTACGCCGAGGGAGAGATTGTAGACGGCGAAGGGGGCCCGACTCAAGTAGGAGGCGATCGCATCGCTAAAGAAATGCGGAAAATCCGAGAAGATGACGACGTAAAAGCAGTGGTTTTGCGCGTCAACAGTCCCGGAGGCAGTGCGACGGCGGCCGAAGTCATTGGACGCGAAGTTATGCTGACGGGCAAAAAGAAACCCGTTATCGTTTCGATGGGCAATTTAGCAGCTTCCGGCGGCTATTGGATTTCGATGGGTTCCAGCCGCATTTTTGCCGAACCCAATACGATTACTGGTTCGATCGGCGTTTTTGGAATGCTGTTTAACGCCGAAAAGTTGGCTGCTAACAACGGCCTGACTTGGGACGTTGTGAAAACCGCCCGCTTTGCGGATACTAACACGGTTTCCCGTCCGAAAAATCCTCAAGAATTGGCGAATATTCAGAGGATAGTCGATCGCATTTACGATCGATTTATTACTAAAGTCGCCACCTCCCGCAAACTGCCGAAAAACAAGGTACAAGAAATTGCTCAAGGCAGGGTGTGGTCTGGTACGGCTGCGAAACAGTTGGGTTTAGTCGATGAAATTGGCGGTCTTGAAGATGCTGTCAGAGAGGCGGCGAAGCAAGCTAAACTCGGCGACGATTGGAAGTTAGAAGAATATCCCAAACGCCGCAGTTTGGAGGAGCGAATTTTGGAAAGAATTTCAGGCGTTCACGTTTTGAAACCAGCCGCCAAACTCGACCCGCTAACGGCCGAATTTAAGAAAATGCAAGATGAATTGGCTGTGATCAAGTCGATGAACGACCCGCAGGGGATTTACGTTCGCTTGCCTTTCAATTTGCGGATTGATTAA
- a CDS encoding type 2 isopentenyl-diphosphate Delta-isomerase has product MNSPVNLPLTPPSQTETRKADHLRICLEEDVQFRETTSGLERYRFEHCCLPELDRTEIDLTSTFLGKKLAVPLLISSMTGGTQLAQTINYRLADVAQEYKLAMGVGSQRIVVENPQLAATFAVRRRAPDILLFANIGAVQLNYNYGLEECQKIVDILEADALILHLNPLQECVQTEGDTNFKGLLDKIAKLCAKLPVPVIAKEVGNGISGKMAKKLLAAGVGAIDIAGAGGTSWAKIEGERAKDGKQRRLGATFADWGIPTAECIVSTRAVAPDVPLIASGGLQNGLDVAKALALGADIAGLARPFLQAAAESESAAALLAEALIAEIATVMFCTGCASLEELKHSGVLERLR; this is encoded by the coding sequence GTGAACTCGCCTGTCAACTTACCGTTAACCCCGCCCTCGCAAACCGAAACCCGCAAAGCAGACCACCTGCGGATTTGCCTCGAAGAAGACGTACAATTTCGGGAAACTACCAGCGGCCTCGAACGCTACCGTTTTGAACACTGCTGTTTGCCAGAACTCGATCGCACTGAAATTGATTTAACCTCCACATTTCTCGGCAAAAAACTAGCCGTTCCCCTGCTAATTTCCTCGATGACTGGCGGCACACAATTAGCCCAGACAATCAATTATCGCCTCGCCGATGTCGCTCAAGAATACAAACTAGCAATGGGAGTCGGTTCCCAACGAATCGTTGTAGAAAATCCTCAACTAGCGGCTACATTTGCCGTCCGTCGCCGCGCTCCCGATATTCTATTGTTCGCCAATATCGGAGCGGTTCAATTAAACTACAATTACGGTTTGGAAGAGTGCCAAAAAATAGTTGATATTTTAGAAGCAGACGCACTAATTTTGCACCTCAATCCGCTGCAAGAGTGCGTCCAAACCGAAGGTGATACTAACTTTAAAGGACTGCTAGATAAAATTGCCAAATTGTGCGCTAAATTACCAGTACCAGTTATTGCTAAAGAAGTCGGCAACGGTATTTCAGGAAAGATGGCAAAGAAATTGCTCGCCGCTGGGGTAGGTGCGATCGACATTGCCGGGGCCGGAGGCACTTCTTGGGCGAAAATAGAAGGAGAGCGAGCTAAAGATGGCAAGCAGCGCAGGTTGGGCGCAACCTTTGCCGACTGGGGAATACCGACAGCCGAGTGCATTGTCAGCACCCGCGCCGTAGCGCCGGATGTTCCTCTGATTGCCTCTGGAGGCTTGCAGAATGGATTGGATGTAGCGAAGGCTCTCGCTCTTGGCGCGGATATTGCGGGACTGGCGCGGCCGTTTCTGCAAGCTGCAGCGGAATCGGAATCAGCCGCAGCCCTCCTAGCTGAGGCTTTAATTGCAGAAATCGCCACCGTGATGTTCTGTACGGGCTGCGCTAGCTTGGAGGAGCTAAAACATTCTGGGGTTTTGGAAAGGTTAAGATAA
- a CDS encoding DUF4142 domain-containing protein, whose protein sequence is MTSLNRKSLFKKLVTVAGIAGVSSLIAVPGFAELNRHTNGFNQSGDRVLELADNQADDKTLPASPNTPANNTPGRSPDSPNTPSNNTPGRSPDSPNTPTNNTPGRSPNTPSNNTPGRSPNSPAGGETSPNSLSSKDKNFVMQAGQVGMLEVELGRLAVQRGSSAGVKQYGQEMVEEHTRANQELMQLVMQKQVELPTEMSTQNKALMARLSGLSGTSFDSAYKQAMIDSHTQAIALFQAQSQQGQDPDLKAWATQKLPNLQAHLQMVNQMLADTSQPK, encoded by the coding sequence ATGACTTCACTCAATCGCAAAAGTTTGTTCAAAAAATTGGTAACAGTTGCCGGAATTGCCGGCGTTAGTTCCTTGATAGCTGTGCCGGGATTCGCAGAATTAAACCGCCACACTAACGGCTTCAACCAGTCGGGCGATCGCGTTCTCGAGCTTGCTGATAACCAAGCCGACGATAAGACTCTTCCTGCCTCTCCAAATACGCCCGCCAACAACACTCCCGGCCGTTCTCCCGACAGTCCAAATACCCCCAGCAACAACACTCCCGGCCGTTCTCCCGACAGTCCAAATACCCCCACCAACAACACTCCCGGCCGTTCTCCAAATACCCCCAGCAACAACACTCCCGGCCGTTCTCCCAACAGTCCAGCAGGTGGCGAAACTTCGCCTAATTCTCTCAGCAGCAAAGACAAAAACTTTGTCATGCAAGCAGGTCAAGTTGGTATGCTGGAAGTGGAGCTCGGCAGATTGGCAGTGCAGCGCGGTTCTAGTGCTGGTGTGAAACAATACGGCCAAGAAATGGTAGAGGAACACACTCGGGCCAATCAAGAGCTGATGCAGTTAGTAATGCAAAAGCAGGTTGAATTGCCAACCGAGATGAGTACCCAGAATAAAGCTTTGATGGCTCGACTTTCGGGACTCTCCGGTACAAGTTTTGACAGCGCTTACAAGCAGGCTATGATCGACAGCCACACTCAGGCTATTGCTCTGTTTCAGGCTCAATCTCAACAGGGACAAGATCCCGACTTGAAGGCGTGGGCCACCCAGAAGTTGCCGAACCTTCAGGCGCACTTGCAAATGGTTAACCAAATGTTGGCAGATACCAGCCAGCCCAAATAG
- a CDS encoding S-(hydroxymethyl)glutathione dehydrogenase/class III alcohol dehydrogenase, whose protein sequence is MKVKAAVARSAGKPLSIETVDLDGPRAGEVLVEIKATGVCHTDAYTLSGADPEGLFPAILGHEGAGIVAEVGAGVTSVKVGDRVIPLYIPECRNCEYCLSRKTNLCQAIRVTQGQGVMPDGTSRFSIDGQKLYHYMGTSTFANYTVLPEIAVAKIREDAPFDKVCLIGCGVTTGIGAVINTAKVEPGSNVVVFGLGGVGLNVIQAARMVGANMIVGVDLNPDKREMAEKFGMTHFVNPREVEGDLVPYLVDLTKGGADYSFECIGNINVMRQALECCHKGWGVSVIVGVAGAGQEISTRPFQLVTGRVWKGTAFGGAKGRTDVPKIVDWYMDGKIDIDSLVTQVRPIDKINEAFDLMHKGEVIRTVLTF, encoded by the coding sequence ATGAAAGTTAAAGCAGCCGTTGCTCGCAGTGCCGGCAAACCTTTGAGCATTGAAACGGTTGATCTAGATGGGCCCAGGGCTGGAGAGGTGTTGGTGGAAATTAAAGCCACGGGTGTTTGTCACACTGACGCTTACACTCTTTCCGGTGCCGATCCTGAAGGCTTGTTTCCTGCTATCTTAGGCCACGAGGGAGCCGGGATTGTCGCAGAAGTTGGGGCGGGAGTCACGAGCGTCAAAGTGGGCGATCGGGTAATTCCTCTCTACATTCCTGAATGCCGCAACTGCGAATATTGTTTGAGCCGCAAAACAAATCTCTGTCAAGCAATTCGTGTAACTCAAGGTCAGGGAGTGATGCCCGACGGCACGAGCAGGTTTTCCATAGACGGGCAGAAACTTTACCATTACATGGGAACTTCTACGTTCGCTAATTATACAGTATTGCCGGAAATTGCAGTAGCAAAAATTCGCGAAGATGCTCCTTTTGATAAAGTTTGTTTGATCGGCTGCGGCGTAACAACTGGCATCGGCGCTGTCATAAATACTGCGAAAGTAGAGCCTGGTTCTAATGTGGTAGTTTTCGGTTTGGGCGGCGTGGGTTTGAATGTAATTCAAGCGGCTCGCATGGTGGGGGCTAACATGATTGTCGGCGTAGACTTGAATCCCGACAAGCGAGAGATGGCGGAGAAATTCGGCATGACTCACTTTGTCAATCCCCGCGAAGTGGAAGGTGATTTAGTCCCTTATTTGGTAGATTTAACCAAAGGTGGAGCTGATTACAGTTTTGAATGTATCGGCAACATTAATGTGATGCGCCAAGCTTTAGAATGCTGCCATAAAGGTTGGGGCGTGAGCGTAATTGTCGGGGTAGCGGGAGCCGGTCAAGAAATTAGTACCCGCCCGTTTCAGCTAGTAACTGGTAGGGTTTGGAAAGGGACGGCTTTTGGCGGCGCAAAAGGCAGAACTGATGTTCCTAAGATTGTTGATTGGTACATGGACGGTAAAATTGATATTGATAGTCTGGTAACTCAGGTAAGGCCGATCGACAAAATCAATGAAGCCTTTGATTTAATGCACAAAGGCGAAGTAATTCGCACAGTGTTGACCTTTTGA
- a CDS encoding carbonic anhydrase produces the protein MNESGKKGMISRRNLMLKAGAGMLAASLAPAFLQAEAAKAEAISELTPNSALQKLMEGNQRYIEQKRTFPDQARSRIVEVAQGQHPFATILACSDSRVAPEIIFDQGLGDLFDIRVAGNFLDDVVLGNIEYAALELGVPLLVILGHERCGAVKAALDGKAVPGHISTLVAAIKPAVDSTNGQTGDAWDNAVRANVKMNVNNLQSSSPILAEAVKAGKLKVVGGRYDLDSGKVEIIA, from the coding sequence ATGAATGAAAGCGGAAAAAAAGGCATGATTTCGCGACGCAATTTAATGTTGAAGGCTGGTGCAGGGATGCTGGCGGCAAGCTTGGCACCTGCGTTTTTACAAGCCGAAGCAGCAAAGGCAGAGGCAATCTCTGAGCTTACTCCTAACAGTGCTCTTCAGAAATTGATGGAGGGGAATCAACGCTACATTGAGCAAAAACGGACATTTCCCGACCAAGCTCGATCGCGAATTGTAGAAGTAGCACAGGGTCAACATCCGTTTGCAACCATCCTCGCTTGTTCTGATTCGAGGGTTGCTCCCGAAATTATTTTCGACCAAGGATTGGGGGATTTATTTGATATCCGAGTAGCTGGCAATTTTCTCGACGATGTGGTTCTCGGAAATATAGAATATGCCGCCTTAGAATTAGGCGTGCCACTATTAGTAATTCTGGGTCACGAACGCTGCGGTGCTGTCAAAGCAGCTTTAGATGGCAAAGCTGTGCCGGGTCACATTAGCACTTTGGTGGCGGCGATTAAACCGGCAGTTGATTCGACCAATGGTCAAACAGGCGATGCGTGGGATAACGCAGTCAGAGCTAATGTGAAAATGAATGTAAATAACTTACAATCATCGTCGCCTATTTTAGCTGAAGCAGTCAAAGCGGGCAAACTTAAAGTTGTTGGGGGGCGCTACGATTTGGATAGCGGCAAAGTAGAGATAATTGCTTGA
- a CDS encoding GlsB/YeaQ/YmgE family stress response membrane protein, giving the protein MGGIIAWIVLGLIAGAIAKAIYPGTQGGGFLATTGLGILGALVGGYLGQMFFGTSGGASFGALSVPSIAFAVIGAIVLLFIWGLLTQRAA; this is encoded by the coding sequence ATGGGCGGTATTATTGCTTGGATCGTTTTAGGACTGATTGCCGGTGCGATCGCCAAAGCCATTTATCCGGGAACTCAAGGCGGCGGTTTTCTGGCAACAACAGGTTTAGGAATTTTGGGCGCCCTAGTGGGAGGTTATCTAGGTCAAATGTTCTTTGGGACTAGCGGGGGAGCTTCTTTCGGAGCATTGAGTGTACCCAGCATAGCTTTTGCAGTCATAGGTGCGATCGTTCTACTATTCATCTGGGGATTGTTAACTCAGCGTGCTGCATAA
- the fghA gene encoding S-formylglutathione hydrolase, producing MSESLKLHKEQKSFGGQLGFYSHQSSACNSEMKFAVYQPPQALSQPVPVLYFLSGLTSTEENFMAKAGAQQFAAKYGLMLVAPDTSPRNTGIPGEDDDWDLGSGAGFYVDATATPWNFHYRMYSYVVDELPNLIAENFPAIPEKQGIFGHSMGGHGALICALKNGSRYLSVSAFAPISAPMRCPWGQKAFANYLGSDQQIWRAWDASELVLEAQYNRPILIDCGTADSYLADGQLLPEVFAEACAKAGQPLTLRMQEGYDHSYYFIASFMEEHIRHHAAVLCG from the coding sequence ATATCAGAATCCCTAAAACTGCACAAAGAACAGAAAAGTTTCGGTGGCCAACTCGGCTTTTATAGCCATCAATCCTCTGCTTGCAACAGCGAGATGAAATTCGCTGTTTACCAGCCCCCGCAAGCTTTATCTCAACCCGTACCAGTTTTGTATTTTCTATCAGGTTTAACCTCCACGGAAGAAAACTTTATGGCAAAAGCGGGGGCGCAACAATTTGCGGCAAAATACGGGTTAATGTTGGTTGCGCCCGACACTAGCCCGCGCAATACTGGAATTCCTGGTGAAGATGACGATTGGGATTTAGGAAGTGGTGCGGGTTTTTATGTTGATGCGACAGCCACACCTTGGAATTTTCACTATCGGATGTATAGTTATGTGGTTGATGAATTGCCCAATTTAATCGCCGAAAATTTTCCAGCGATACCCGAAAAACAGGGAATTTTCGGTCATTCGATGGGCGGACACGGGGCTTTAATTTGCGCTTTGAAAAATGGATCTCGCTATCTTTCAGTTTCCGCTTTTGCGCCTATTTCCGCGCCAATGCGCTGCCCTTGGGGACAAAAAGCTTTTGCAAACTACCTCGGCAGCGACCAACAGATTTGGAGGGCTTGGGATGCTAGCGAATTGGTGCTTGAGGCGCAATACAACCGCCCGATTCTGATTGACTGCGGCACGGCTGATTCGTATCTGGCTGACGGGCAGTTGTTGCCGGAAGTGTTCGCCGAGGCTTGTGCAAAAGCGGGACAGCCACTAACTTTAAGGATGCAGGAAGGTTACGATCACAGTTATTATTTTATTGCGAGTTTTATGGAGGAGCACATTCGGCATCACGCGGCTGTTTTGTGCGGGTAG
- a CDS encoding cation transport regulator ChaB, translating to MPEQQFDTLPSEAQELPQGAQNIFKAAFKSASEDGMSADGATSVAWNSVKAEYTKDESGTWVHKGDDTNQTRKSTQNAGN from the coding sequence ATGCCAGAACAACAATTTGACACCTTACCTTCAGAAGCGCAAGAACTGCCCCAGGGAGCGCAGAACATTTTTAAGGCTGCTTTTAAGAGCGCTAGCGAAGATGGAATGAGCGCAGATGGTGCTACTAGCGTGGCTTGGAACAGCGTAAAGGCTGAATATACTAAAGACGAAAGCGGCACTTGGGTTCACAAGGGCGACGATACTAACCAAACTCGCAAATCAACACAAAATGCCGGCAATTAA
- a CDS encoding SAM-dependent methyltransferase, protein MLTSSHPLKQVFHCPEESDFYAHCLESLVLNASDNSQLIVEFGSGEGSPVIKSLLRSDFDGTIQGFELNNVAWKIAQSQIKEYELSEKYTVNNCSFFDSPLYESADCVISNPPYLPAVDDKIYQPLLHGGSDGCTIAKKLLSLGCDEVLLMVSSYSNPVGLIDYALDRGYSVANFEIAPLNFGYYSSEPKVKSAIATLREQGMAFYSENIYLLAGVLFKKHQKAQRDLSIELIKLMTAF, encoded by the coding sequence ATGCTCACTTCATCCCATCCTCTGAAACAGGTATTCCACTGCCCGGAAGAATCGGATTTTTACGCGCACTGCTTGGAAAGTTTAGTGTTAAATGCTAGTGACAATTCTCAACTTATCGTAGAGTTTGGTTCAGGAGAGGGAAGTCCAGTTATTAAGTCTTTGCTGAGAAGTGATTTTGACGGGACCATACAGGGATTTGAGCTAAATAATGTAGCTTGGAAAATTGCTCAGTCTCAAATTAAGGAATATGAACTGAGCGAAAAATACACCGTCAACAATTGCTCTTTTTTTGATTCGCCTTTATACGAGTCGGCGGATTGTGTCATCTCAAATCCGCCTTACTTGCCGGCGGTGGATGATAAGATTTACCAGCCGCTGTTGCACGGCGGGAGTGATGGTTGTACAATTGCTAAGAAACTTTTATCTTTGGGCTGCGATGAAGTTTTGTTGATGGTTTCTAGCTATTCTAATCCTGTGGGTTTGATCGATTATGCCTTGGATCGAGGCTACTCGGTTGCGAATTTTGAAATTGCACCTTTAAATTTTGGCTATTATAGTTCGGAACCCAAAGTGAAAAGCGCGATCGCCACTCTCAGAGAACAGGGAATGGCTTTTTATTCGGAAAACATCTATCTGCTGGCCGGAGTTTTGTTTAAGAAGCACCAAAAAGCGCAAAGAGATTTGTCGATCGAGCTAATTAAGTTAATGACAGCATTTTAA
- a CDS encoding branched-chain amino acid transaminase: MDSFLPIAYFQNQFLPFTDAKISIATHALHYGTGVLGGLRGIPDPQNADQILLFRLDRHCQRLSQSASFLHCDLPASKIQQIIIDFVQKNQPTKSFYIRPFIYTSSLGIAPRLHNVETDFFVYGLELSDYLPKEGVNCRISSWYRQEDRSLPLRGKISGAYITSALAKTEAVESGFDEAIMMNSQGKVSEASGMNIFVARNGKLVTPGFEQDILEGITRDSVITIARDLGIEVTERPVDKSELLIADEIFLCGTAAKITPINRVENYQLPQNRPITEKILDKLTAIIENRDSKYKDWVFPINLN; encoded by the coding sequence ATGGATAGTTTTCTACCAATTGCCTACTTTCAAAACCAATTTCTCCCCTTTACCGACGCCAAAATTTCCATAGCCACCCACGCACTGCACTACGGAACCGGAGTCTTAGGCGGGTTGCGGGGAATTCCCGACCCCCAAAATGCCGATCAAATATTGCTATTTAGATTAGACCGCCACTGTCAAAGATTAAGTCAAAGTGCCAGCTTCCTTCACTGCGATTTACCAGCCAGCAAAATCCAACAAATAATTATTGATTTTGTCCAGAAAAACCAACCAACAAAATCATTTTATATCCGCCCTTTTATCTACACATCCAGTTTAGGAATTGCCCCGCGACTGCACAACGTAGAAACCGACTTTTTTGTCTACGGATTAGAACTTTCAGACTATTTGCCCAAAGAAGGAGTCAACTGTAGAATTAGCTCTTGGTACCGCCAAGAAGACCGCAGTTTGCCCTTAAGAGGTAAAATTAGTGGCGCTTACATCACCTCAGCTTTAGCTAAAACAGAAGCAGTAGAATCCGGCTTCGACGAAGCGATCATGATGAATTCTCAAGGAAAAGTCAGCGAAGCTTCAGGAATGAACATATTTGTCGCCAGAAACGGTAAATTAGTTACTCCCGGTTTCGAGCAAGATATTCTCGAAGGAATTACTAGAGACAGCGTAATTACAATCGCTAGAGACTTAGGAATTGAAGTCACAGAAAGACCAGTTGATAAATCAGAATTGTTGATTGCAGACGAGATTTTCCTCTGCGGAACCGCCGCCAAAATTACGCCAATTAACCGAGTAGAAAACTATCAATTGCCCCAAAATAGACCCATCACCGAAAAGATTTTGGACAAACTAACCGCGATTATCGAAAATCGCGACAGCAAGTACAAAGACTGGGTATTTCCGATTAATCTTAATTAA
- a CDS encoding tetratricopeptide repeat protein, translated as MNLTLCMIVKNEEATLSRTLDSVKGVVDEIVVVDTGSGDRTREIAREFGARVYDFEWCDDFAVARNECLKHAQGNWILVLDADEVLVPEIVPQIKQAIASDRLLLINLIRQEIGASQSPYSLVSRLFRNRLDIRFSRPYHAMVDDSVAEILQREPKWRIASLPDVAMWHSGYQKDAIAAKSKFQKAQAAMERYIAYYPNDAYACSKLGALYVETGQIARGINLLTSGLTAAAIDDSIVYELNYHLGIAYRQQQQFAKAKEHYQAAINTNVFPPLKLGAYNNLGNLLKEEGDLKSAEKAYKAALKIDPNFAAGHYNLGLTLKAAGNLAHAIAYYRQAIKLDPEHAEAHQNLAVALLKIGKMPESLAEFKRAIALHEQRRPFEAERLRRGLQEMGLM; from the coding sequence ATGAATCTGACTCTGTGCATGATTGTGAAGAATGAAGAGGCAACACTGTCGCGGACTTTGGACAGCGTTAAAGGTGTTGTGGACGAAATAGTGGTGGTGGATACGGGATCGGGCGATCGCACCCGTGAAATTGCCCGAGAATTCGGGGCGAGGGTTTATGACTTTGAATGGTGCGACGACTTTGCAGTGGCGCGCAATGAGTGTCTGAAGCACGCCCAGGGCAACTGGATTTTGGTATTAGATGCGGATGAGGTTTTGGTACCGGAGATTGTACCTCAAATTAAGCAGGCAATTGCGAGCGATCGGCTGCTGCTAATCAATCTCATCCGCCAAGAAATCGGTGCCTCTCAATCTCCCTATTCCCTAGTGTCGCGCTTGTTTCGCAATCGCCTCGATATCCGCTTTTCTCGCCCTTACCACGCCATGGTAGACGACAGCGTGGCTGAGATTTTGCAGAGGGAACCAAAATGGAGAATAGCTTCTCTCCCGGATGTGGCGATGTGGCACTCTGGTTATCAAAAAGATGCGATCGCCGCAAAAAGTAAATTCCAAAAAGCTCAAGCAGCAATGGAACGCTATATCGCTTATTATCCAAACGATGCTTATGCTTGTAGCAAATTAGGCGCTTTGTATGTAGAAACCGGGCAAATTGCGCGCGGAATTAATTTATTAACCAGCGGCTTGACTGCCGCGGCCATTGATGATTCTATTGTTTACGAACTCAACTATCATTTGGGAATTGCTTATCGCCAGCAGCAGCAGTTTGCCAAAGCAAAAGAACACTATCAAGCCGCAATTAATACAAATGTGTTCCCGCCCCTCAAGTTGGGTGCTTACAATAATTTGGGCAATTTGCTCAAAGAGGAAGGAGATTTGAAATCTGCTGAAAAAGCTTACAAAGCAGCTTTAAAAATTGACCCCAATTTTGCAGCAGGTCACTACAATTTAGGGCTGACGCTGAAGGCAGCCGGAAATTTAGCACATGCGATCGCGTATTACCGACAAGCGATAAAACTCGATCCCGAACACGCCGAAGCTCATCAAAACTTGGCAGTAGCCTTGCTGAAAATTGGCAAAATGCCAGAGAGTTTAGCAGAATTCAAAAGAGCGATCGCCCTTCACGAACAGCGCCGCCCTTTTGAAGCAGAACGCCTACGCCGGGGACTACAAGAAATGGGTTTAATGTAA
- a CDS encoding SDR family oxidoreductase produces MTKLIVITGASRGLGLAMTEKFIELGHTVVGCARSSESVEKLNQKHSAPHHFTCLDVTNDEQVKAWATEILAKNEPPDLLINNAGVVNHLAPLWNVSNEEFSQVIDVNIKGTANVIRHFVPAMIARKSGIIVNFSSGWGRSTSPEVAPYCASKWAIEGLTRSLAQELPAGMAAVPLNPGIIHTDMLEICFAEDAASYTSVKAWVQKAVPFLLKLKPSDNGMPLTVPE; encoded by the coding sequence ATGACAAAATTAATTGTAATTACCGGAGCTAGTCGCGGTCTCGGTCTTGCCATGACCGAAAAGTTTATTGAATTGGGACATACAGTTGTGGGATGCGCCCGTTCTTCAGAATCGGTGGAAAAACTCAACCAAAAACATAGTGCGCCCCATCATTTTACTTGTTTGGATGTCACGAACGACGAGCAAGTAAAAGCTTGGGCAACAGAAATTCTGGCAAAAAATGAGCCACCAGATTTGCTAATTAATAATGCAGGTGTAGTTAATCATCTCGCCCCTCTTTGGAATGTCAGTAACGAAGAATTTTCCCAGGTAATTGATGTTAATATTAAAGGTACGGCTAATGTAATTCGTCACTTTGTCCCGGCAATGATAGCTCGAAAAAGTGGCATAATTGTCAACTTTAGTTCGGGTTGGGGAAGGTCAACTTCGCCGGAAGTCGCGCCCTATTGCGCTTCCAAGTGGGCAATAGAAGGACTTACGCGATCGCTCGCTCAAGAATTGCCCGCAGGTATGGCAGCAGTTCCTTTGAATCCGGGGATAATTCACACGGATATGCTCGAAATTTGTTTCGCAGAAGATGCGGCAAGTTACACATCAGTCAAAGCATGGGTGCAAAAAGCAGTTCCTTTTTTACTAAAATTAAAACCTTCAGATAACGGAATGCCCCTTACTGTTCCTGAATAA